Proteins found in one Triticum urartu cultivar G1812 chromosome 4, Tu2.1, whole genome shotgun sequence genomic segment:
- the LOC125554986 gene encoding uncharacterized protein LOC125554986, whose amino-acid sequence MAPQRRAPGDPPPVYGPMEERFSVEINHAGLFCGSGMNKAYFDGRVDHFDGCEVETWSPLWIYHFVGQLGHDPARVELYWLLPGKHLHDGLRIIQSDADTLMMSVVVPKFQYFQLYVDQKYLLDDIYVIGSPTLPMVLSPRTEINVSIFCDDAASPNSRRRCKVKAVKGNLQNCFSPNTKGSGDKDKDDSDDSDSNYGDNLVDSDNEFDKDDDDLFAEWVDENYEDVKGKKKAENFDSDYDTNELDLPASDSDYEPEVVDEESKEEDAEDNSKKKKKRVKLRAFRPEEMQAPNFTLGMPFSSVVELRRAIQNYIIQERVEIKYGKNDLQRVRAHCVDGCPWADDKMTLSNFGRLVRKDFNMPASRSKLARARRMAYNGINGDADKQYEQLWDFAAELLKLRILPHGNGS is encoded by the exons ATGGCCCCACAGCGGCGTGCCCCCGGCGATCCCCCACCAGTGTACG GACCGATGGAAGAGCGATTCTCTGTAGAGATTAATCACGCTGGTCTGTTTTGCGGTTCTGGAATGAACAAGGCATATTTCGATGGCCGGGTTGATCACTTTGATGGTTGTGAGGTAGAAACCTGGTCTCCATTGTGGATATATCATTTTGTGGGGCAGCTTGGGCATGATCCAGCTAGGGTGGAGTTGTACTGGTTACTTCCTGGAAAACATTTGCATGATGGGCTTCGCATAATTCAGAGTGATGCTGATACTCTGATGATGAGTGTCGTTGTTCCCAAATTTCAGTATTTCCAACTGTATGTGGACCAAAAATATTTATTGGATGATATCTATGTAATTGGCTCTCCAACATTGCCCATGGTTCTTAGCCCTCGAACAGAGATAAACGTGTCAATCTTTTGTGATGATGCTGCCAGCCCAAATAGTAGGCGAAGGTGCAAGGTCAAAGCAGTCAAGGGCAATTTGCAAAACTGTTTCTCACCCAATACAAAAGGCAGTGGAGATAAAGATAAGGATGACTCGGATGACAGTGATAGCAATTATGGCGACAATTTGGTTGACTCGGACAATGAATTCGACAAGGATGATGATGATCTCTTCGCAGAGTGGGTTGATGAAAATTATGAGGATgtgaaaggaaagaagaaggcgGAAAATTTTGATAGTGATTATGACACGAATGAGCTTGATCTGCCAGCCTCGGACTCTGATTATGAGCCAGAGGTAGTTGATGAAGAATCAAAAGAAGAAGATGCAGAAGATAACAgtaagaagaaaaagaagagggtCAAACTGAGAGCTTTCAGACCAGAAGAAATGCAAGCTCCAAACTTCACTTTAGGGatgccattttcttcagtagttGAGCTGAGGAGGGCAATTCAAAATTATATCATACAAGAGAGAGTTGAAATAAAATATGGAAAGAATGATTTGCAAAGAGTGAGGGCTCACTGTGTAGACGGATGCCCTTG GGCAGATGACAAGATGACACTATCAAATTTTGGAAGATTGGTGCGGAAAGATTTCAACATGCCCGCCTCTAGGAGCAAGCTGGCAAGAGCTAGAAGAATGGCATACAATGGAATCAATGGAGATGCAGATAAGCAATACGAGCAACTCTGGGACTTTGCGGCTGAG TTGTTGAAGTTGAGGATACTCCCACATGGAAATGGTTCTTGA